A region of the Culex quinquefasciatus strain JHB chromosome 1, VPISU_Cqui_1.0_pri_paternal, whole genome shotgun sequence genome:
CTTCGAGCTCCTCCCGTGGGCTTCCTTCCAGTGGCGTTTCTTGTTCGACGTCGAAGCAAACATCTTGCCGCACTCCTCACAAGCCGTGGGACGATGCAGCACCACGCTGACCTCGTGCCGCGTTCCGTGCTCTCGATTCTCGTGCGCGTGCACACCGTGCTCGTCGCAGTACCGCATCGGACAGAAGCCGCACCGAAGCGGACGGTCCTCGCCGTCGTGATGACTCATGTGCCGGTTGAAGCGCTGGATGCTTTCGAACACCTTCCCGTCGTTACACTCCGTACAGCTTAAATCGCCCTCTGTAGTGTGCTCCTTGCTCAAATGGTTCAGCAAATCGATCGGATTGGCAAACGGAGCCACCTTGCACAAGTAACACTTCCGCGCGATCAAGGAGCTCATCTTGACGCCCTTCTTCGGACGCTTTCTTTTCCTCCCTATATCTTCCTGATTGATTTCCTCTGAATAGTTCGAACCATCGTCAGCGTCAAAATCAACCTCACAATCGTCCTCTTCGAGCGGTTCCAACTTTTGCTCGCCGTACTCATCCTGCACGGTCGCTTCCACGACTTCCAGGTGGCACGTTGCTTCCGCACTCTGCAATGACTGGAAAAGCGCATCTTGGGCCGCAAATTGGCTCCGAAGTGCGTGAATTAGGTCCACCTTGACGAGGCATACGGTGCAAACCATGGTTGGAATGTCTGACGGGCTCCGTTTGATATGGGCCGTTTGTTGAAGGATAGTGGACAAGTTGTCTAGCGAGGTCAGATGTCCCAACAAGGGCACCATGTCGGATTTGAGTTGGAACTGGAGACACAGCCGACAGCTGGCCAACTCGATTGGAAGACCGTTTCTGGAAATTTTAAATCCATTGAGAAACATGTTAACCTTATAGTTAATTTTCTTTAGGTATCCGTTGAATTAATGTCAATCAACTTAGAggtgacaaactgtcaaaataaaattgattgattGAACGGGAGCTTCCCAAATGCGGACGTGAACTTCAAGTACCTAGAATGCAGATAATTTTGCAGCAAAACTAGCGTTTCTCaaatacaaaattcaattaTAAGTATCAAATAGTGTAACAACTTCCAGCTAGTTGGTTTCCATTTTTCCCGTGCCTTGGAGGTGTCTCGATATTTACTAAACTGACATAAATTACGTTATTCATCTTGGGACGTGCTATTCAAGTATCtaaagttcttcgtcatgatggttatccttgtagcattaccactgcaccttttttacTTACTTATCGACAAACCGCGCCGGTTCCTGGTACTCTCGAACATCCTCCGGCTTGGCAAAGTGTTCCAAACAAACCTCCAACCGCAGCGACCCGTCCTTCAAACCAAGCCCCGTGCCCGCTTCGATGGCCTGCTTCCAGCGGTCCCGCAGCAGGTCGGCGCCCGGAAAGCGGACCAACCCGGAGGCGGAACCGCCGGCCGGAACGCATCTGGGCACGCAGCAGGGCATTGTTTTGGTATACGACGATTGCGAACtgggtttgtttacaaacaaatcgaGAGTGTTGAAAAGGCCTTTTCGATTATGGAGCAAATTCCCAGTCGGTGTGGGTTGGGCGAAGTCGGACAGAAAGCTGGTTGAACCGGTTGGCGTCGGGCAGGGAGGGTTCCCAGTCTGGAAGTTGGCGGTAAGGTGTAAGTTAGCCGTTCCATGTCCAATTTTGCCTGTATGCTGCTCAAAAGAAAACGGGTCAGTTTATTTCGatttctgaaacggaatttaaTTCGATTTTTAAACGAATTCCATTTCAAACGTAACAACCAGGTctgtgttcgaaccggttgttgcatttgaaacggaattcgtaTAAGAACGTACgttgctgcccatttgaaacgTTTTGTTGACCAGTTCCTTACCAAGTGCATATTTTACATTACTCAAACATTTAATTGGCCATTTCGACAAGTCAACGCCAAAAATTCCACATTCTACTTCCTCTGTAAAACAAACTGGTGGGCTTCTTCAGAGTAAAAACAAAGCTTGCTTTTTCCAAcgaattttatttcaaacacaACATCACTCGCCATCGCCACTTCTCTGCCCTTCCAAGCCGCACTTCTTCTGGTGCCTCGAGTAGATCGACGTCTCCTTGAAGCGCTCACCACAATGTTTGCACGAAAACGGCGCCTCCCCGGTGTGGGCGCACCGCACGTGGTTCTGCATAGACGACTTCGTCGCAAACTTGACCCCGCACGAGGCGCACTCGTACGGCTTCTCGCCCTGATGGACGGCCTTCTGGTGTCGGCGCATATTCGCAACGTTCGAGCAAACCAGCCCGCACTCCTGACACTTGCACGGGGTTTGGGCGACCTTCGAGCGCGGCCACTGCTTGCCCAGATGTTTGCCGTCAATGTGCTGCTGCAGGCCCATCTTGCTCGAGTAGCAGCTGCCGCAGCGGTCACACACGAACCGACCGTGGTCAAACTTGCGGTGCTGGAAGAGCTGGTTTTTGGTGTGGAATTTGCTCGGACACGAGCTGCACTTGAAGTAGGGGTACTTTGCACTGGCGTGGGCTGTGGTGATGTGGCTTTCGAGCTCCTGGTCAGTTTGTGGGATTTCCGGACAGAGACGACACGAATACTCGTAGGACTCACGGTGGACGTGCAACTCTCGCATGTGGCTCTCGTAGTCTTCCATGCTGGTGAAACGTGACTGGCATACAAAGCACAGATAATCGttcatcacggcttggtgatgTTTGAGTTTGTGCTTGTGGAGCTGGGAGATGTACCGGAACCGTTTTTCGCAGTGGCAACAGGTGTAGGGGCACTGGCGCTTGTCGCTGTGGATCAGCATGTGCTGCAGCAAACTTACTCGCGTGGTCAGCTCCCTTTCGCAAATCTTGCATTTGTGACCTTTGAACTGCTCGTGTTCCTTCTTCTTGTGGCGCAATACGTTGCCCTGGTGAGCGAAAGTCTTGCCGCAAATGTCACACGCTGACTCGGAGATATTCCTTTCGCGTATTTTGTGGCTTTGACCATGCTTCTTGTTTTCGTGCAATCGCCGACTGTTTCGCACGCTGAAAGCCATCGTGCAAAAGCTACACTTGAAACGGCGAATCGAATGATCGTGATGACTCAGATGCAGATTGTACGTTTGAACCATCACGAATCTTTCCCCATCGTCACACTCGGCGCAAGTGTAACCGTCCTCGGATATGTGTTCCATGCTAAGGTGCATTTCCAACTCACCTCTGCTCGAAAATGTACCGTTACAAATGAAACAGGTCGTCGAAAGTACCAGCGTCAGTTTCACCTTATCCTTCGGCTTAGTTTCTTCGGAAGTTTTCTTCCTCGCAGATCCATCCTTCTTCGGCTTCTTTTCCTTCTTTGCTACGGGAACCGGTTCAATTTCGACTTCATCATTATGATCATCCTCCAGTGAAGATTCTTCAAGATTATCGACCATCTccaattcttcaaacaaatcgGACTTGAATTCGTCCTCGTCTTCACCATCCTTCGGCTTCTCTGCTGCAGCAACTGGAACCACCTCTTCCACAACTGACGTCTCCTTCAACGTCTTCCCCTTCGTTCCCTCCTTCCTGCGCTTCCCCACCGATGCCATCGGCCCAACGTGCGTCCCCAACTCCTCAAGTAACCCCTCCCCAAACTCATCTCCCATCGCTTCCACGTCGACCTCTTCCGCCACAATCTCCAACCCTTCCTCAACCTTTTTCTTTTTCGCCAATTTCCCCCTTCCTCCATCCGGTCCGCTCCGCTTCCGTCCTCTCTCCCCGCCCCCCAACTCACCCTCGTCGCCAACCACCTCCAGCCGGATCCGGCTCGCCTTCCGCACCGTCTCGTACACAAACTCGTTGACCCGGTACTGGTTGCGCACCGTCTGCACCAGCTCCAGCTTGAGGCATATGGCGCGCTGAAAGTCGTCCGGCCGGATGCGGATGCCGAACAGCCGCTGGACGGACGCCACCAGGCTGAGGCCGCCGACCTGGGCCCCGTCCGTGGCGAGCGTTTCGTGCGCCGGAACGAACCGCAAACAGAGCCGGCAGCCGAGCAGGGTGAGGGGTGCGCCGGAgctaaaaacaacaaatttcgtGTTGATTTTCGTTAAATCAAGCGGACTTCTTATTTCTTTTTAGTTGAGAGCATACAAAGGATGGGCAGATAAGCAAGCAAGCATTATTTATTTGTAAATTCATCGGAAAACGACTctaatcgatcagaaaaatggttcgaacacggaaccggttgttgcgtttgaaacggaatttgtatacgattctaactagattccgtttcagaattcggtttgatttgactgggttcaAGTGTCAAACTCCAAACAAAACCGGTTCGCCCTTTTGAACCGGTTATTCGAACTCAACCCGAATTCTACCCACAACCAGACTTTTTCTCGACTGGGAATCACGTTGAAAACCGCGAAGTTCATCAAAGTGGTCGCAGGCATAAAAACGGTACGTAGAACCAACTCACCTGTCCACAAAGCGGGCCGGTTCCTGGTACTGTTCGGTGGCCTCCGGCCAAGCCATGTGGCCAATGCAAAGCTCGAGCGGTGCCGGATCGTCGTCGCTCGGCTCGAAACAGGCCGACTCGACTAGTTCGATGCCGGTGGCCTGCTTAATTACCTCCTTCCACCGTCTTCGCAGGCGATAGTCCTCCGGAAAGCGAACCAGCTGGCGCACGGCACCTGTCGCCTCCGGAACACACCGGGGAACGCAGCAGGGCATTTCTGAAACGAAATTCCGGACGCGATTTGTACGAAAATTTTGGCAATTTCagtataaaaccaaaacaaaaggcCTTTTTTGACGTTTCTAGAGAGGGGGTCGGTCGCAAAGGACGTAGTTGACAATTTTGTGGAAAAAGGTAGGGGAGTCCAAAAATTACGAATCTTTTATAATATTGTTTTattaataatcaaaaatataaatttagttTTCTTCGATTAATTATGTATTAATTGCTGGTTACTCAGCAAAGTAACGAAAAAAATGGATCAAAAACGTAACGCCAGTCCAAATCCGGACACAAACCGGAAGTTCACAAAGACAACAGCAGCGACATCTGCGTCATCCAGCGGAACTCAAATTCCAGAGCTTCCACAGCTGCCAACTGAAATCTGGACCAGCATTTTTGACCATTTATCCGCAAACCAACTGCTAACTCTACGCCAGGTTTGCCACCGCTGGAGAAACATCATCAACAGCAACGCTCCGCTGCTGGCCAAACTTACCGTCACGTTTCCGGCGCGACTCACAATCTGCTCCACCTACCAGCCCGCCAACCTTCCACCAGCCGCAAAGGTGCACTTCAAAAACGTGACCATAACCGCAATCGGCCGCTGGTGGAGGCCGTTTGGACAAGATCTAACCGAGCTCAAGCTGAGCAGCTACTCGGAAGTTGACCACGCGAGCTTGCTGGTGATGCTGAAACAGACACCGAATCTCAAAAGTTTCGAAATGATCGAGTCTAAGCTGAGCGGTGAGCGTCCTCCTGGAGAGGTAGAATTCCGTCTTGATAAGCTTGAAGAGCTGGTTCTCTGCGGCATCGAAGATGCAGCGCCGGTGGAAGTTATTCGGCTGCTCTGCGGCGGCTTGAAGCGCCTGAGAATCTCCTGGGATTGGTTCACGGAAGAGCATCCTGTTTCGGCGCAGGAGATGGGAGAATTTTTGGAGCGGTTACAGGATTCGTTGGAGGAGCTGTACGTGACTTGCACAGAAGATACTCTGGTTGAATTGATGAGACTTGATCGACTAAAGTTGCGGAAGCTTACACTGGCAGGAGATGAACATACGGATGACGATAAGAGCAAAGGTCTCCTTATTGAACTCTGTAGGAAGCTTCCATCCTTGGAATATCTCAAAATCAAAGGTATTCGGACGTTTGATGAACAAAGTCATTCGGTAAGTTCCGACATTTATGTTTTCGAGGGTGTCATTTCCATTTCTTCATAAATTTTAGCTACTCTGCAAAATGGGACAAGTTCTTCCAAATTTGAACTGTTTACAAATCAATGGAATGCACGTGGACCTTGCCTTCCTGCACAACTTCCCCAAACAGTTACAAACTTTCAAGCTATCTGGTGATTCGAGGTGGGATTCGGGCAGCGCAGTAGAAATTCAATTCAACGGTGACGAACACTTGAACCTAAAAGAGCTGCAGCTGAAGAAAATCCACATCGAAGATTCCTGCTTACAGCGGTACCTTCCAAAAATGCCCCACCTGCGCTCGCTAACCATAAAATGGTGCACGACCAACTTCTGGTCGGACCTGCTCCAACCACTGAAGTCACTCAAACTGCTGACCGCACTATCGCTGCACGGAATCAACGTGAACGAGTCCGCCGACGACTGGACCGGCCTGGAGCGGGACGACTTTGCGGCGTCCCTGGCCCGTCTGCAGCTGGCTCAGTGCGAAATGCCGCCGAAGCTACTGGCCACGGTCCTGGCCGGGTGTCCAGGCCTGCGGGAGTTGCGCTTGCAGTCCATGAAGCTGAACGACGCGGCGGATGAAGAGCAAGTGGCTCACGTCGTCTGCCGGAAGCTGTCCAAGTTGAGCACGCTGATCATAGAGGGGTGTGAACTGTCAAACGAGGAAGGTGTTTTTTTGCGCGAAAATTGTAAATCGTTGAAGGAGTTGCGAATTACGGgctgtttttagaaaaaatgtagttttttttctggttaaaaaaataaaattgtgttgAATTTAATGAAccgtgtttttatttattttctactaatcacatttttttaatttgggaattgggtcctaaaatgaagcttagattactgatattattgtttacagcgataaagcttatttttttagtacaatgaccctttgtacgaccacaaagagtttaaaatggatttttaaatcaattttggaaaatttacctcgcggttcttcttgacagaaaagttcctacttgacagctcgttccaaggggaccatagttgatccatcgaaaaaatgttgtcttgccattatttttttttgcattaaaatggaaaaaagtgatcagaaatgatttttgattgtgttttttaccgttgtacataaaaattgacatagggctttagtacccaattgaatcTGGATTGCGAACTTGcgatacactgaaagaaaggcccacagcaatatcacatgtttcacaCGTGAACCGACCCCATACGACTTCACATATGAATGTCATGTGCAAATCACTTGGAAAATTTTCATTGCGCGACGCGGtaaattcaaaagcaaaacaCGTTAACTTCACGTGACGATGCTGGTGAATTTGAAATGCTTTTCATATTAATGTTAAATGAGTTTGTAATGTGAATCAAATGGTTTTATAATGTTATTCGGGTGTGTAAGAGGTGTTTTCttactttttgtcattaaattaTTTCACGgtttcataaataaataaattttatttttctgattcAAAACATCTTTTGGATTCATTGcataaaatcacacatttcACTGACAATAAACTTTCACTGCTGCTTTGAAGAATGCGGGCCAGGTCCCGACGGCGTGATGCTGATCTGTGCCATACATAACCTGCGAGGTGCTCGACAATTACGCCCTGCTGGGCCGGTGTAACGTCACGGTCAACCTCGTACAAGAACGGGATCAAGCTGGCCGAATAAAAGTGACCAAGACTATTAAACACTTCTCGATCCGGCAGCTGGCGTATCCGTAGCCCGCCCTTGATGTCCATGGTGATTCTCGAAAAAACATCGCTTGCTCTTTTGTTTTGTGCTAAGCTCCGGATCTGAGCAGATTCCTCTGACGACCTCTGACCGGATTCTGATTTGctggaaaaataattttaatcagTATTAATTTCAACCAATTGTATTGATTTCCTCTTGTTTTCTCTTACCTTAAGTGCACAAACATAAAATGTTTAGGAAATTTGCTGGCAAATTTTTTATTTCGATCCGAAACGCAAATTTTGCACCAGCATCGTCCGTGGCCATCTTACTAATGGAGAATTTTCTCCACACGcttttcaaaaccaaaacatttcAATCCAACGTGCTTTCCACTTCGAAATCAAAGGAAATGTCAAATGGGGCAAATCTaagtgaaattcatttgaatatGCAGTGAACAGCATTCGAGAAAAGAGTGAAACGTCTTTGGATAATGATCAGCTGGTTTTAAATTATATTCACTTCTATTTGACATTTAAAACATGTGTGGGTCAAAGTAAAAGCACGTGAATTTattgtgttgattttttgagaCTCTCACGTGAAATAACACTTGAGATTGCTATgttggtttctttcagtgtagttgatttgtaattgtaaatttcgcaattttaaaaattccttaattcttaattttttattctagatttcattttttttttaattttggaaaaaatgagaTTTGAAATCTATAATTTCAAGGAtttcgtaaatttgtattttcgattttctttatttccgatttttttaactcttgaaattttgatttgtaatttctgaaatatttcaggttacgaattttaaaacttttgagctattgaaattataaatactttaatattaaaattattcgattctgcatattttttattttgaatttcaaaatttctgataTTAAATTGTTGTAATTTCCTTCATTTCCTTCAattcgaaatttctgaaatcttgttattccatattttcgattttttttaattattggtattgttgagtttaaaaatttctgatttttatttaattttaagtaaGATAATAGatatttcgacggtaacatttcaaaaggcatcatgtacattttgacaatttctggattattgcatattctgaaagtactcctaataagctacctctccaccaaaaatgagcaaaagttacttcagtaaattCTGTTTAAttgtgattttaaataaagtaacattaacaaaatctctgccgtcagcagtccctgtttatatagccctgttaacctgtcaaacaaaagactacatgaacttcgtgacgaaaaaaaaagcatcatgaaaaaagcgccatgtacattcggcgaagaaaaacgaatcataacaaagcgtccccctcaatgacagcagggtgatatagacgttggtgatttcaaaagaagttatgtttgtttttctcaaattaaaattacggaaataaagttttattgaatttgcatgaTCAAGTATCattaaaagcaacgtttttcatcgtttgttattgttGGAGATTTAAGCTGTCCACTTGTCTGTGGTAGATTAGTAAACAAGAAGAAATGAGTAAACGCCCTTTAGCGTGTAGCTCAACTCCTGTCAGATATTTTCACTCTGCTGTTACCACTCTCGAATTAAACTTTGACAAACGTACACGCGGTTTTTATTTCTACTGCCACTCCACCTTTTACAGGTTATGGGCCTGTTCGAACGCGTTTGTTcgagttaaaaaaagttttcgccGCGAGTTTTTCGGAAGTTTCGCGATCGAAATGTCCACGGGCGGGGACGGAGCTGATGCTCCCGGGCGCGCTGCCACAAAGCAAACCCTGTCGAATCTGCCGCCGATGGAGCTCCTGATGGGCCGTGAAAACTGGCCGGATTGGAAGTTCGCTGTGCAGACGATGTTGGAGGTTGAAGGCCTTTGGGACGCAGTTGAACCGGCAGAAGGCGCCGTGGTCGACCCGGTGATGGACAAGTTGGCCAAGGGGCGGATCATCCTCATGGTCCACAAATCGAACTTCCACCACCTCAGGGGGGTGCAAACGGCGAAGGAAGCTTGGACGAAGCTCGAAAATGTCTTCGAGGATTCCGGATTGACTCGACGGATGGCGCTAATCAACAAACTGACGTCGACGAGGCTGGACAACAGCGAGTCGATGCAAGCGTTTGTGTCCGACATCCTGGAGGCCGCACACCAGTTGCGCGGAATCGGCTTTGACGTGACGGATGAGTGGGTCGGATCGTTCCTGCTCAACGGATTGCCAGCATCGTATCGTCCAATGATTATGGCCTTGGAAAATTGCGGCCAAGCAATCACAGGGGATCTAATCAAGACGAAGCTGCTGCAGGAGGTGTCTGTTCCGTCGGAGGGGGCCGCGTTCGCCAGCAACAAGGCGCACAAGAAGTCGACGAAAAGCCACCAGAGCAATCCACCCAGCAGTCACCCGAGCACATCCAAAGGACCGAAATGTCGGCGCTGCCACAATTACGGTCACATCGCTCGTGATTGCAAGATGAAGGAGCCGAAAAAGGACGGAAGTGCTAGGTGCACCGTGTTGTCGGCACTCAACGAGGAGGATGACAACTGGTACTTTGACTCCGGCGCATCGAACCATTTTTCGAAGTCGGACGCGATGCTGGAGGATCTTCAGCAGTATGGAGGCACCGTGGTTGCAGCCAACAGGGGGGCGATGAAGGTCGTGGCGAAGGGGCGGATGCAGCTCACCCCGAAAAGTTGCCCGGATTCCCCGATCGTCGTGAATGACGTGCAAGTCATCCCCGAGCTGTCATCGAACCTGCTGTCAGTCAACCAGATCGTGAAGCGAGGCTGCTCGGTAATCTTCAACTCCGCTGGAGTGAAGGTGCTGAACTCGGACGGTGACGTCATGGCAACTGGAACTCGTTACCGGGAACTGTTCAAGCTCAATCTGCGATCGCAGGATACGAAGAGCGCACTCGCTTGCTCGTCTGCGGTTGGTCTCGAGGTCTGGCACCAGCGCCTGGGACACCTGAATTTGCCGAGCGTTCGAAAGCTAGCCAGTGGACTCGCCAACGGGATCAAGATCGTCGGAGCCGACAAGGAGGACTGCAAGGTGTGCCCGATGGGGAAGCACACGACAGCCGTTCAACAAGAAGGGTTCGCGCGCTACCGGGATGCTCGATGTGGTTCACACCGACATCTGCGGACCGTTCGAAGTACCATCTATGGCTGGAAGCAGATACTACATCCTGTTCGTGGACGACCGTTCGCGGAAGATGTGGGTGTTCTTCCTGAAGACGAAGTCGGAGGAGGAAGTCTTGAGAACCTTCAAGGAGTTCCACCTGATGGTCGAACGCCAGTCCGAGCGCAAGCTGAAGGTGCTGCGAAGTGACAACGGGAAGGAGTACGTGAACAACGGTATGAGAAGCTACCTGAAACAGCACGGCATCGTGCACCAGACGACGAACCCCTACACCCCAGAACAAAACGGCATGTCCGAGCGCGGAAACCGCTCAATTGTTGAGCGCGCTCGATGTTTACTGTTCGGAGCTGGACTGGAGAAGAAGTTCTGGGCGGAGGCCGTGGGCACAGCTGTTTACCTCCTCAACCGGTCTCCCACGCAAGGTCACGAATCGACGCCGGAAGAGGTTTGGACACGCAAGAAGCCGGATTTGTCGCACCTGAGAATCTTCGGCACCAAAGCGATGGTCCAAATCCCCAAACAGAAACGACGGAAGCTGGACCCGAAGTCGCACGAGTGCATTTTTGTCGGCTACGACGAACACGTGAAAGGGTATCGGTTCTACGACCCGCAGTCACGGAAAGTCTTCAGCAGCCGCGAGGTCCGCTTCATCAACGAAGGCGTACTGGAGAAGCAGGAGGATCGACGTCAAGAGCAAGTGGTGCGGCTGGACTTCGAACCGTACGTGCCGCCGACAGCAAGTGGTTCGCCGAATCGCTTCGTGGAAATCGACGACGCCGCCGAGAACGAGCTGGAGAATCCCGACACGGACCGTGTCCCGGATGTCGACAACAGCGAAGACGAGTTTCTCGGGTTCGAGGAAACAGCTGGCTCAGT
Encoded here:
- the LOC6044781 gene encoding uncharacterized protein LOC6044781: MDQKRNASPNPDTNRKFTKTTAATSASSSGTQIPELPQLPTEIWTSIFDHLSANQLLTLRQVCHRWRNIINSNAPLLAKLTVTFPARLTICSTYQPANLPPAAKVHFKNVTITAIGRWWRPFGQDLTELKLSSYSEVDHASLLVMLKQTPNLKSFEMIESKLSGERPPGEVEFRLDKLEELVLCGIEDAAPVEVIRLLCGGLKRLRISWDWFTEEHPVSAQEMGEFLERLQDSLEELYVTCTEDTLVELMRLDRLKLRKLTLAGDEHTDDDKSKGLLIELCRKLPSLEYLKIKGIRTFDEQSHSLLCKMGQVLPNLNCLQINGMHVDLAFLHNFPKQLQTFKLSGDSRWDSGSAVEIQFNGDEHLNLKELQLKKIHIEDSCLQRYLPKMPHLRSLTIKWCTTNFWSDLLQPLKSLKLLTALSLHGINVNESADDWTGLERDDFAASLARLQLAQCEMPPKLLATVLAGCPGLRELRLQSMKLNDAADEEQVAHVVCRKLSKLSTLIIEGCELSNEEGVFLRENCKSLKELRITGCF
- the LOC6044780 gene encoding zinc finger protein 14, which produces MPCCVPRCVPEATGAVRQLVRFPEDYRLRRRWKEVIKQATGIELVESACFEPSDDDPAPLELCIGHMAWPEATEQYQEPARFVDSSGAPLTLLGCRLCLRFVPAHETLATDGAQVGGLSLVASVQRLFGIRIRPDDFQRAICLKLELVQTVRNQYRVNEFVYETVRKASRIRLEVVGDEGELGGGERGRKRSGPDGGRGKLAKKKKVEEGLEIVAEEVDVEAMGDEFGEGLLEELGTHVGPMASVGKRRKEGTKGKTLKETSVVEEVVPVAAAEKPKDGEDEDEFKSDLFEELEMVDNLEESSLEDDHNDEVEIEPVPVAKKEKKPKKDGSARKKTSEETKPKDKVKLTLVLSTTCFICNGTFSSRGELEMHLSMEHISEDGYTCAECDDGERFVMVQTYNLHLSHHDHSIRRFKCSFCTMAFSVRNSRRLHENKKHGQSHKIRERNISESACDICGKTFAHQGNVLRHKKKEHEQFKGHKCKICERELTTRVSLLQHMLIHSDKRQCPYTCCHCEKRFRYISQLHKHKLKHHQAVMNDYLCFVCQSRFTSMEDYESHMRELHVHRESYEYSCRLCPEIPQTDQELESHITTAHASAKYPYFKCSSCPSKFHTKNQLFQHRKFDHGRFVCDRCGSCYSSKMGLQQHIDGKHLGKQWPRSKVAQTPCKCQECGLVCSNVANMRRHQKAVHQGEKPYECASCGVKFATKSSMQNHVRCAHTGEAPFSCKHCGERFKETSIYSRHQKKCGLEGQRSGDGE